The following proteins are encoded in a genomic region of Rhizobium sp. CCGE531:
- a CDS encoding glycine zipper domain-containing protein translates to MKKVLMLALVGLSIASCTPTEQGAGIGAASGAIIGGAVTGNVRGAAVGAAIGGVSGAVIGSVQEQPGQCYYRDRYGRRYIDDCPRGGYRGGYGGY, encoded by the coding sequence ATGAAAAAAGTTCTTATGCTCGCATTGGTCGGCTTGTCTATCGCAAGCTGCACGCCGACCGAACAGGGCGCAGGCATCGGTGCAGCATCCGGCGCCATCATCGGCGGCGCAGTCACCGGCAACGTCCGCGGCGCCGCAGTCGGCGCAGCTATCGGCGGCGTTTCCGGCGCCGTCATCGGCAGCGTCCAGGAACAGCCCGGCCAGTGCTACTACCGCGACCGCTACGGTCGTCGCTACATCGACGATTGCCCGCGCGGCGGCTATCGCGGTGGCTACGGCGGCTACTGA